Proteins encoded within one genomic window of Anopheles gambiae chromosome 3, idAnoGambNW_F1_1, whole genome shotgun sequence:
- the LOC133393850 gene encoding cytochrome P450 4d2-like, whose translation MFLVLLAMCLGVVFVWMFFTICRNRATVLMLQKRLPNFKVIPAIPVFGSMYHFKDPSAEGIFNTFCDFDTQYGKTLITQSLFNFPSIHVCDAKVIGQIMQARTIEKTIIYDFMTPWLGTGLIVSTGSKWTQRRKIITPAFHFKILEDFLVIMNHQSDVLIEKLKTSANGMDCNIYNHVTYCALDIISESAMSVKLNTQQHPNSEYVLAVKEMTDIILKRLFSLLREYKWAFQFTKAHRRQRELVKVIHDFAHKVISDRKKQSDAQELQRAQKQLAEEDVYGKRRMTLLDLLLNVTMDGKPLSESEIREEVDTFMFTGHDTTTSCISFAAYHLSRDASIQQRVYDEILAIVGPDAKTVELTYGTLQKLKYLEMVIKETLRINPPVPVIGRRSAGDMVIDGVTIPKGLDFFIMIYLLHHDPELYPEPTRFDPERFGEEASAKRPPFSYMPFSAGSRNCIGQRYAMLEVKTVLVKLLANYQLLPCEASNQLRLKADMTLKPVNGAFVKLVPR comes from the exons ATGTTTTTAGTTCTTCTGGCGATGTGTCTGGGCGTTGTCTTTGTCTGGATGTTCTTTACCATCTGCCGAAACCGTGCCACTGTGTTGATGCTTCAAAAACGTCTTCCCAATTTTAAAGTTATTCCCGCGATCCCGGTGTTTGGTTCGATGTATCACTTTAAAGATCCGTCAGCTGAAGGAATATTTAATACCTTCTGTGATTTCGATACACAGTATGGTAAAACCCTTATTACGCAGAGCCTGTTCAACTTTCCTTCAATCCATGTCTGCGATGCGAAGGTGATTGGGCAGATCATGCAAGCGCGTACGATCGAAAAGACGATCATTTACGACTTCATGACTCCCTGGCTCGGAACGGGACTGATCGTATCGACCGGATCGAAGTGGACCCAGCGTAGAAAGATCATAACGCCAGcgtttcatttcaaaataCTGGAGGATTTCCTTGTCATCATGAACCACCAGTCGGATGTGCTGATCGAGAAGCTGAAGACGAGTGCAAATGGTATGGATTGTAATATTTACAACCACGTGACGTACTGCGCACTGGACATCATCTCCGAATCTGCAATGAGTGTCAAGCTCAACACGCAACAGCATCCGAACTCAGAATACGTCCTGGCAGTGAAAGA AATGACTGATATTATCCTGAAGCGTCTTTTCTCGCTTCTACGCGAATACAAATGGGCATTCCAGTTTACCAAAGCCCACCGTCGTCAGCGAGAACTGGTGAAGGTAATACACGATTTTGCCCATAAGGTGATCAGCGATCGTAAGAAGCAATCCGACGCTCAAGAACTGCAGCGAGCTCAGAAACAACTTGCCGAAGAGGACGTTTATGGGAAGCGTCGGATGACTCTACTGGACCTCCTACTGAACGTAACCATGGACGGTAAACCGCTGTCCGAATCAGAAATTCGGGAAGAAGTAGATACGTTCATGTTTACTGGTCATGATACAACCACCTCTTGTATCAGCTTTGCCGCGTACCATCTCTCTCGCGATGCTTCTATCCAACAGCGTGTGTACGACGAGATTCTAGCCATTGTGGGACCGGATGCCAAAACTGTAGAGCTTACGTACGGCACACTGCAGAAGCTGAAGTATCTTGAGATGGTGATCAAGGAAACACTTCGCATCAACCCTCCTGTACCGGTTATAGGACGTCGATCGGCCGGTGACATGGTGATTGATGGAGTGACCATTCCGAAGGGACTCGATTTCTTCATAATGATCTACTTACTGCACCACGATCCGGAACTGTATCCCGAACCGACTCGTTTCGATCCGGAACGGTTCGGCGAGGAAGCCTCGGCCAAGCGACCGCCGTTCAGCTACATGCCGTTTAGTGCGGGCTCACGGAACTGTATTGGACAGCGGTACGCGATGCTTGAGGTGAAAACCGTGCTTGTGAAGCTGCTGGCCAACTATCAGTTGTTACCTTGCGAAGCAAGCAATCAGCTACGTCTCAAAGCCGATATGACGCTGAAACCGGTGAATGGTGCGTTTGTGAAGCTCGTCCCTAGATAA
- the LOC1275429 gene encoding cytochrome P450 4d2, with the protein MFLVLLSICLGTALAWMIVTILRNRATVLMLQKRLPNFKVVPAIPVFGLTYHFKDLSAEGLFTTFIGLHKLYGKTLITQSLFNLPSLHVSDAKVIGQIMQARTVEKTIVYDFMTPWLGTGLIVSTGSKWTQRRKIITPAFHFKILEDFLVIMNHQSDVLIEKLKTSANGMDCNIYNHVTYCALDIISESAMSVKLNTQQHPNSEYVLAVKEMTDIILKRLFSLFREYKWAFQFTKAHRRQRELVKVIHDFAYKVISDRKKQLYSDAQEQQRAQKQLAEEDVYGKRRMTLLDLLLNVTMDGKPLSDSEIREEVDTFMFTGHDSTTSSISFTAYHLSRDASIQQRVYDEILAIVGPDAKTVELTYGTLQKLKYLEMVIKETLRINPPVPVIGRRSAGDMVIDGVTIPKGLDFFLVIYSLHNDPELYPEPTRFDPERFGEEASVKRPPYSYMPFSAGSRNCIGQRYAMLEVKTVLVKLLANYQLLPCEASNQLRLKADMTLKPVNGVFVKLVRR; encoded by the exons ATGTTTTTAGTTCTTTTGAGTATATGTCTGGGCACTGCCCTTGCCTGGATGATCGTTACCATCTTGCGGAACCGTGCCACTGTGTTGATGCTTCAAAAACGACTTCCCAACTTTAAAGTTGTACCTGCGATCCCGGTGTTTGGTTTGACTTATCACTTCAAGGATCTGAGTGCCGAAGGATTATTTACTACCTTCATTGGACTCCATAAACTGTATGGCAAAACCCTTATTACGCAGAGCCTGTTCAACTTGCCTTCACTGCATGTCAGCGATGCCAAGGTGATTGGGCAGATCATGCAAGCGCGTACGGTCGAAAAGACGATCGTTTACGACTTCATGACTCCCTGGCTTGGAACGGGACTGATCGTATCGACCGGATCGAAGTGGACCCAGCGTAGAAAGATCATAACGCCAGcgtttcatttcaaaataCTGGAGGATTTCCTTGTCATCATGAACCACCAGTCGGATGTGCTGATCGAGAAGCTGAAGACGAGTGCAAATGGTATGGATTGTAATATTTACAACCACGTGACGTACTGCGCACTGGACATCATCTCCGAATCTGCAATGAGTGTCAAGCTCAACACGCAACAGCATCCGAACTCAGAATACGTCCTGGCAGTGAAAGA AATGACTGATATTATCCTGAAGCGTCTATTCTCGCTTTTTCGCGAATACAAATGGGCATTCCAGTTTACCAAAGCCCATCGCCGTCAACGAGAACTGGTGAAAGTGATACACGATTTTGCCTATAAAGTAATCAGCGATCGTAAGAAGCAACTGTATTCCGACGCTCAAGAACAGCAGCGAGCTCAGAAACAACTTGCCGAAGAGGACGTCTATGGGAAGCGTCGGATGACTCTATTGGACCTCCTACTGAACGTTACCATGGACGGTAAACCGCTGTCCGATTCAGAAATTCGGGAAGAAGTAGATACGTTCATGTTTACTGGTCATGACTCGACTACCTCCAGTATCAGCTTTACCGCGTACCATCTCTCTCGCGACGCTTCTATCCAACAGCGTGTGTACGACGAGATTCTAGCCATTGTGGGACCGGATGCCAAAACTGTAGAGCTTACCTACGGCACACTGCAGAAACTGAAGTATCTTGAGATGGTGATCAAGGAAACACTTCGCATCAACCCTCCTGTACCGGTCATAGGGCGTCGATCGGCCGGTGACATGGTGATTGATGGAGTGACCATTCCAAAGGGACTCGATTTCTTTTTAGTGATCTACTCGCTGCACAATGATCCGGAACTGTATCCCGAACCGACTCGTTTCGATCCGGAACGGTTCGGCGAGGAAGCCTCGGTCAAGCGACCGCCATACAGCTACATGCCATTTAGTGCGGGCTCACGGAACTGTATTGGACAGCGGTACGCGATGCTTGAGGTGAAAACTGTGCTCGTGAAGCTGCTGGCCAACTATCAGTTGTTACCGTGCGAAGCAAGCAATCAGCTGCGACTCAAAGCCGATATGACACTGAAACCGGtgaacggtgtgtttgtgaagcTCGTCCGTAGATAA